From Toxorhynchites rutilus septentrionalis strain SRP chromosome 2, ASM2978413v1, whole genome shotgun sequence, a single genomic window includes:
- the LOC129765443 gene encoding splicing factor 3B subunit 2 isoform X1 — MENNSGQNQNSNASPVSMLPPPPPPPGMLMGGPPGIPPNWQPGGPPLMGAPGGPPPSLMGAPGGPPPSLMGPPSGPLLDDQSKSLPPLMSLTVGNPDQDQANKKPSELILPKALEDVLAMKTVRAKELGAEEVLAAVGAVVPPAASAPATPAGVMSSYLDMDGDSDDDNVDGMAPHPPIISKAEGRLDRNRRRKQRKKENRKARREQSALVLLQREKDKEGLKGQPANEGESSPEKQSGKDSKDRKDEKNEEELPNENGDGKGSKDAKKDKDKEKTKSKEKSKDKTNKKDKESKKDKEKNSSLIEDELDKVEIEYVPEKVTIADLAPMYRQFYRVFEIFKLETKAKEAAKSETTESEKAAATKKANEKDDDDDDDDGMDLDDKDDKEKISKRKMKKLTRLSVAELKQLVARPDVVEMHDVTARDPKLLIQLKSHRNTVQVPRHWCFKRKYLQGKRGIEKPPFELPAFIKKTGIMEMRASLQEKDEAKTLKAKMRERARPKMGKIDIDYQKLHDAFFKWQTKPRMTIHGDLYYEGKEFETRLKEKKPGDLSEELRVALGMPIGPACHKIPPPWLIAQQRYGPPPSYPNLRIPGLNAPIPEGCSFGYHAGGWGKPPVDENGKPLYGDVFGMSATELDNGLGEEDIDRTQWGELESESEESSEEEEEDGEDLGAPADESGLITPAEGLVTPSGLTSGVPAGMETPDTIELRKKKIESEMEDNETPVLYQVLQEKRNERIGASMMGSTHVYDLAAATAAGATGGPRGARGGAIDREGMVELALDPSELDMDNDAMAQRYEQQMREQQSHLQKEDLSDMLAEHVARQKSKRKRQQTDTTSKQTKKYKEFKF, encoded by the exons ATGGAAAATAACTCTGGG CAGAACCAAAATTCGAATGCATCACCGGTGTCAATGTTGCCACCTCCGCCACCCCCTCCTGGGATGTTGATGGGTGGACCACCGGGTATCCCGCCAAATTGGCAACCAGGTGGACCTCCGTTGATGGGAGCACCTGGAGGGCCACCACCGTCCCTAATGGGTGCCCCGGGAGGGCCACCTCCATCACTGATGGGACCCCCGTCTGGTCCGTTGCTAGATGATCAGAGTAAGAGTCTACCGCCTCTGATGTCGCTAACTGTGGGAAACCCAGATCAGGACCAGGCAAACAAAAAACCATCGGAATTGATCCTCCCGAAAGCGCTGGAAGATGTTCTCGCAATGAAAACCGTTCGCGCTAAGGAATTGGGTGCTGAAGAAGTGCTGGCTGCTGTTGGAGCAGTCGTTCCTCCGGCTGCCTCAGCACCAGCAACGCCAGCGggagttatgagctcatatcTCGATATGGACGGAGATTCGGATGATGACAACGTGGATGGGATGGCCCCCCACCCGCCAATCATCTCCAAAGCCGAGGGTAGGTTGGATCGTAACCGCAGGAGGAAGCAGCGCAAAAAGGAGAACAGAAAAGCTAGACGAGAACAAAGTGCCCTGGTGCTGCTACAAAGAGAGAAAGATAAGGAAGGGCTGAAGGGACAGCCGGCCAATGAGGGAGAGTCTTCACCAGAGAAACAATCCGGGAAG GATAGTAAAGATCGAAAGGATGAGAAAAATGAAGAGGAGTTGCCCAATGAAAATGGCGATGGAAAAGGTAGCAAAGATGCAAAAAAGGATAAGGATAAAGAGAAGACTAAATCCAAGGAAAAAAGTAaggacaaaacaaacaaaaaagataAGGAGAGCAAGAAGGACAAAGAAAAGAACAGTTCGCTGATCGAGGACGAGTTGGACAAAGTTGAGATTGAATACGTACCCGAGAAAGTAACAATCGCGGACTTGGCGCCAATGTATCGTCAGTTTTATCGAGTGTTTGAAATATTCAAACTAGAAACAAAGGCAAAAGAGGCTGCTAAATCTGAAACCACGGAAAGTGAAAAAGCCGCTGCTACTAAAAAGGCTAACGAgaaggacgatgatgatgacgacgatGATGGGATGGATCTGGATGATAAGGACGATAAGGAGAAGATTTCGAAGCGGAAGATGAAGAAATTGACCCGGTTGAGTGTTGCCGAGCTGAAGCAGCTGGTGGCACGGCCGGATGTTGTGGAAATGCATGACGTAACGGCTCGCGACCCGAAACTGCTGATTCAGTTGAAGAGTCATCGGAACACGGTACAAGTTCCAAGGCATTGGTGCTTCAAGCGGAAGTATCTTCAAGGTAAGAGAGGTATCGAAAAGCCTCCGTTTGAGCTACCAGCTTTCATCAAGAAAACTGGTATCATGGAAATGCGTGCCTCGCTGCAAGAGAAGGACGAGGCCAAGACTCTGAAGGCAAAGATGCGAGAACGCGCGCGACCGAAGATGGGCAAAATCGATATCGATTATCAAAAGCTACATGATGCCTTTTTCAA ATGGCAAACAAAGCCTCGCATGACCATCCATGGCGATTTGTATTACGAGGGTAAAGAATTCGAAACTCGGCTGAAGGAAAAGAAACCCGGGGACTTATCTGAGGAACTGAGAGTGGCTCTTGGTATGCCGATTGGGCCCGCCTGTCACAAAATTCCTCCGCCGTGGTTGATTGCCCAGCAACGTTATGGACCACCACCCAGCTACCCCAATCTGAGGATTCCCGGCTTGAATGCTCCAATTCCGGAAGGGTGTTCATTTGGTTATCACGCTGGCGGTTGGGGTAAACCACCTGTGGACGAAAATGGCAAACCTTTGTATGGTGATGTGTTCGGAATGAGCGCAACCGAGCTAGAT AATGGCCTTGGAGAGGAAGACATCGATCGTACGCAGTGGGGTGAGCTCGAATCGGAATCGGAAGAATCATCcgaggaagaggaagaagatGGCGAGGATCTGGGTGCTCCTGCGGATGAGAGTGGACTGATCACACCGGCGGAGGGTTTGGTTACGCCTTCCGGTCTGACGAGTGGTGTACCGGCGGGTATGGAAACACCGGACACGATCGAACTGCGCAAAAAGAAGATCGAAAGCGAGATGGAGGACAATGAGACTCCAGTTTTGTACCAAGTGCTGCAGGAAAAGCGCAACGAACGCATCGGTGCATCGATGATGGGATCTACCCACGTGTACGATTTAGCAGCGGCAACTGCTGCTGGTGCCACTGGAGGTCCACGAGGCGCTCGCGGAGGAGCAATCGATCGCGAAGGTATGGTTGAGCTGGCACTGGATCCATCCGAGCTGGATATGGACAACGATGCGATGGCACAGCGCTACGAGCAGCAGATGCGCGAACAGCAGAGTCACTTGCAGAAAGAGGATCTCTCCGATATGTTGGCCGAGCACGTGGCAAGACAGAAATCGAAGCGGAAACGACAGCAGACGGACACAACTAGCAAGCAGACTAAGAAGTACAAGGAGTTCAAGTTCTAG
- the LOC129765443 gene encoding splicing factor 3B subunit 2 isoform X2 has translation MENNSGNQNSNASPVSMLPPPPPPPGMLMGGPPGIPPNWQPGGPPLMGAPGGPPPSLMGAPGGPPPSLMGPPSGPLLDDQSKSLPPLMSLTVGNPDQDQANKKPSELILPKALEDVLAMKTVRAKELGAEEVLAAVGAVVPPAASAPATPAGVMSSYLDMDGDSDDDNVDGMAPHPPIISKAEGRLDRNRRRKQRKKENRKARREQSALVLLQREKDKEGLKGQPANEGESSPEKQSGKDSKDRKDEKNEEELPNENGDGKGSKDAKKDKDKEKTKSKEKSKDKTNKKDKESKKDKEKNSSLIEDELDKVEIEYVPEKVTIADLAPMYRQFYRVFEIFKLETKAKEAAKSETTESEKAAATKKANEKDDDDDDDDGMDLDDKDDKEKISKRKMKKLTRLSVAELKQLVARPDVVEMHDVTARDPKLLIQLKSHRNTVQVPRHWCFKRKYLQGKRGIEKPPFELPAFIKKTGIMEMRASLQEKDEAKTLKAKMRERARPKMGKIDIDYQKLHDAFFKWQTKPRMTIHGDLYYEGKEFETRLKEKKPGDLSEELRVALGMPIGPACHKIPPPWLIAQQRYGPPPSYPNLRIPGLNAPIPEGCSFGYHAGGWGKPPVDENGKPLYGDVFGMSATELDNGLGEEDIDRTQWGELESESEESSEEEEEDGEDLGAPADESGLITPAEGLVTPSGLTSGVPAGMETPDTIELRKKKIESEMEDNETPVLYQVLQEKRNERIGASMMGSTHVYDLAAATAAGATGGPRGARGGAIDREGMVELALDPSELDMDNDAMAQRYEQQMREQQSHLQKEDLSDMLAEHVARQKSKRKRQQTDTTSKQTKKYKEFKF, from the exons ATGGAAAATAACTCTGGG AACCAAAATTCGAATGCATCACCGGTGTCAATGTTGCCACCTCCGCCACCCCCTCCTGGGATGTTGATGGGTGGACCACCGGGTATCCCGCCAAATTGGCAACCAGGTGGACCTCCGTTGATGGGAGCACCTGGAGGGCCACCACCGTCCCTAATGGGTGCCCCGGGAGGGCCACCTCCATCACTGATGGGACCCCCGTCTGGTCCGTTGCTAGATGATCAGAGTAAGAGTCTACCGCCTCTGATGTCGCTAACTGTGGGAAACCCAGATCAGGACCAGGCAAACAAAAAACCATCGGAATTGATCCTCCCGAAAGCGCTGGAAGATGTTCTCGCAATGAAAACCGTTCGCGCTAAGGAATTGGGTGCTGAAGAAGTGCTGGCTGCTGTTGGAGCAGTCGTTCCTCCGGCTGCCTCAGCACCAGCAACGCCAGCGggagttatgagctcatatcTCGATATGGACGGAGATTCGGATGATGACAACGTGGATGGGATGGCCCCCCACCCGCCAATCATCTCCAAAGCCGAGGGTAGGTTGGATCGTAACCGCAGGAGGAAGCAGCGCAAAAAGGAGAACAGAAAAGCTAGACGAGAACAAAGTGCCCTGGTGCTGCTACAAAGAGAGAAAGATAAGGAAGGGCTGAAGGGACAGCCGGCCAATGAGGGAGAGTCTTCACCAGAGAAACAATCCGGGAAG GATAGTAAAGATCGAAAGGATGAGAAAAATGAAGAGGAGTTGCCCAATGAAAATGGCGATGGAAAAGGTAGCAAAGATGCAAAAAAGGATAAGGATAAAGAGAAGACTAAATCCAAGGAAAAAAGTAaggacaaaacaaacaaaaaagataAGGAGAGCAAGAAGGACAAAGAAAAGAACAGTTCGCTGATCGAGGACGAGTTGGACAAAGTTGAGATTGAATACGTACCCGAGAAAGTAACAATCGCGGACTTGGCGCCAATGTATCGTCAGTTTTATCGAGTGTTTGAAATATTCAAACTAGAAACAAAGGCAAAAGAGGCTGCTAAATCTGAAACCACGGAAAGTGAAAAAGCCGCTGCTACTAAAAAGGCTAACGAgaaggacgatgatgatgacgacgatGATGGGATGGATCTGGATGATAAGGACGATAAGGAGAAGATTTCGAAGCGGAAGATGAAGAAATTGACCCGGTTGAGTGTTGCCGAGCTGAAGCAGCTGGTGGCACGGCCGGATGTTGTGGAAATGCATGACGTAACGGCTCGCGACCCGAAACTGCTGATTCAGTTGAAGAGTCATCGGAACACGGTACAAGTTCCAAGGCATTGGTGCTTCAAGCGGAAGTATCTTCAAGGTAAGAGAGGTATCGAAAAGCCTCCGTTTGAGCTACCAGCTTTCATCAAGAAAACTGGTATCATGGAAATGCGTGCCTCGCTGCAAGAGAAGGACGAGGCCAAGACTCTGAAGGCAAAGATGCGAGAACGCGCGCGACCGAAGATGGGCAAAATCGATATCGATTATCAAAAGCTACATGATGCCTTTTTCAA ATGGCAAACAAAGCCTCGCATGACCATCCATGGCGATTTGTATTACGAGGGTAAAGAATTCGAAACTCGGCTGAAGGAAAAGAAACCCGGGGACTTATCTGAGGAACTGAGAGTGGCTCTTGGTATGCCGATTGGGCCCGCCTGTCACAAAATTCCTCCGCCGTGGTTGATTGCCCAGCAACGTTATGGACCACCACCCAGCTACCCCAATCTGAGGATTCCCGGCTTGAATGCTCCAATTCCGGAAGGGTGTTCATTTGGTTATCACGCTGGCGGTTGGGGTAAACCACCTGTGGACGAAAATGGCAAACCTTTGTATGGTGATGTGTTCGGAATGAGCGCAACCGAGCTAGAT AATGGCCTTGGAGAGGAAGACATCGATCGTACGCAGTGGGGTGAGCTCGAATCGGAATCGGAAGAATCATCcgaggaagaggaagaagatGGCGAGGATCTGGGTGCTCCTGCGGATGAGAGTGGACTGATCACACCGGCGGAGGGTTTGGTTACGCCTTCCGGTCTGACGAGTGGTGTACCGGCGGGTATGGAAACACCGGACACGATCGAACTGCGCAAAAAGAAGATCGAAAGCGAGATGGAGGACAATGAGACTCCAGTTTTGTACCAAGTGCTGCAGGAAAAGCGCAACGAACGCATCGGTGCATCGATGATGGGATCTACCCACGTGTACGATTTAGCAGCGGCAACTGCTGCTGGTGCCACTGGAGGTCCACGAGGCGCTCGCGGAGGAGCAATCGATCGCGAAGGTATGGTTGAGCTGGCACTGGATCCATCCGAGCTGGATATGGACAACGATGCGATGGCACAGCGCTACGAGCAGCAGATGCGCGAACAGCAGAGTCACTTGCAGAAAGAGGATCTCTCCGATATGTTGGCCGAGCACGTGGCAAGACAGAAATCGAAGCGGAAACGACAGCAGACGGACACAACTAGCAAGCAGACTAAGAAGTACAAGGAGTTCAAGTTCTAG